In Rhodothermus marinus DSM 4252, a single genomic region encodes these proteins:
- the murG gene encoding undecaprenyldiphospho-muramoylpentapeptide beta-N-acetylglucosaminyltransferase, which produces MSEVLQQEPEVPAAVLAAAGEAPRVLLAGGGTGGHVYPAIAIAEAIRAQCPEAVIAFAGTRERLEWRAVPAAGFPIHPIAAAALPRRPSLRMLRVPGKLAQGLAESLQLVRAFDPDVVVGTGGYVSAPVLVAARLLGRPLVLQEQNAFPGLTNRLLGRWAARVYVAFPEAQAYFPAGRCVLSGNPVRASLRAVSRLEARRRFGLPAEAQVLFVFGGSLGSMVLNDALLQVLPTLLEEPRLHLLWQTGRAHYMAVRQRLDAMAKQLHHRIRLLPYIEDMAAAYAAADLVLCRAGALTCSELMVTGTPAILVPATRVAADHQTRNAESMERAGAARHVPEAVLTERLVQEVWTLLADAELRAAMSEAARRLARPEAAAQIAADVLQLATERRKRKVA; this is translated from the coding sequence ATGTCCGAAGTGCTCCAGCAAGAACCGGAAGTGCCGGCGGCCGTGCTGGCGGCTGCCGGCGAGGCGCCGCGCGTGCTGCTGGCGGGCGGTGGCACCGGGGGCCACGTGTATCCGGCCATTGCCATTGCCGAGGCGATCCGGGCGCAGTGCCCGGAGGCGGTGATCGCCTTTGCAGGCACGCGCGAGCGACTGGAGTGGCGGGCTGTGCCGGCGGCCGGCTTTCCGATCCATCCGATCGCGGCGGCGGCGTTGCCACGCCGGCCTTCGCTTCGCATGCTGCGGGTGCCGGGGAAGTTGGCCCAGGGCCTGGCCGAAAGCCTGCAGCTCGTTCGGGCGTTCGATCCGGACGTTGTGGTGGGTACCGGTGGCTACGTGTCGGCACCGGTGCTTGTGGCGGCCCGGCTCCTGGGGCGTCCCCTTGTGCTACAGGAGCAGAATGCCTTCCCGGGCCTGACCAACCGGCTGCTGGGGCGGTGGGCCGCCCGCGTCTATGTGGCTTTCCCGGAGGCGCAGGCTTACTTTCCGGCCGGCCGGTGCGTGCTCAGCGGCAATCCGGTGCGGGCGTCGCTCCGGGCCGTGTCCCGCCTGGAAGCCCGCCGACGCTTCGGGCTGCCGGCCGAGGCGCAGGTGCTGTTCGTCTTCGGCGGCTCGCTCGGCAGCATGGTGCTCAACGACGCGCTGCTGCAGGTGCTGCCGACGCTGCTCGAGGAGCCGCGTTTGCACCTGCTCTGGCAGACGGGCCGGGCGCACTACATGGCCGTGCGGCAGCGGCTGGACGCGATGGCAAAGCAGCTGCACCATCGGATTCGCCTGCTGCCCTACATCGAAGACATGGCGGCGGCCTATGCCGCGGCCGACCTGGTGCTGTGCCGCGCCGGTGCGCTGACCTGCAGCGAACTCATGGTGACCGGCACGCCGGCCATCCTGGTGCCGGCCACGCGCGTGGCGGCCGATCACCAGACGCGCAACGCCGAAAGTATGGAGCGTGCCGGAGCCGCCCGGCACGTACCGGAGGCTGTGCTGACCGAACGGCTGGTGCAGGAGGTGTGGACGCTGCTGGCCGACGCGGAGCTTCGTGCGGCCATGAGCGAGGCGGCGCGGCGCCTGGCGCGCCCGGAAGCTGCCGCGCAGATTGCCGCCGACGTGCTGCAACTGGCAACCGAACGACGG
- a CDS encoding FtsW/RodA/SpoVE family cell cycle protein, whose product MNRLRATSRSKTTAASKPSADRYVQFVVVALMAFGVVAVYSAVSFLAETKAGGEPERLLLRHLVRVLLAAGAIVVVSRMDYRRLARWSKPLLLGSLGLLLLVQVAGVAFGGATRWLRIGSLAFQPSDLAGVALLLHLSVLLTRKQSYIHAFDRGFLPLLFWILLTAVLIGIENLSTAVLLTASMLLLCFVGRVRVLHLAGSGLLGLLLATLMLLTSPQRAARVEAFLGTKIFPHTEAEAVFDPQNEGYQARQARIAFAMGGLTGVGPGKSVQRDFLPAPYNDFIFAIVAEEYGLIGALLLLGALLMLLFRGYLRIARRAPDPLGFFLAFGATTMLVLQGFVHAAVTCGLLPVTGLPFPFVSYGGTSLLTSGILVGLLLSVSRRVQSPETERS is encoded by the coding sequence ATGAACCGGCTGCGCGCGACATCCCGATCGAAGACGACCGCGGCGTCGAAGCCCTCGGCCGACCGCTACGTGCAGTTCGTGGTGGTGGCGCTGATGGCTTTCGGCGTGGTGGCCGTCTACAGTGCCGTGTCGTTTCTGGCCGAGACGAAGGCCGGAGGCGAACCGGAGCGCCTGCTGTTGCGTCACCTGGTGCGGGTGCTGCTGGCGGCCGGCGCCATCGTCGTGGTGTCGCGCATGGACTACCGTCGGCTGGCCCGCTGGAGCAAGCCGCTGCTGCTGGGATCGCTGGGACTGCTGTTGCTGGTGCAGGTGGCCGGCGTGGCCTTCGGCGGGGCGACGCGCTGGCTGCGCATCGGCTCGCTGGCCTTCCAGCCCTCGGATCTGGCCGGCGTGGCGCTGCTGCTGCACCTTTCGGTGCTGCTCACGCGCAAGCAAAGCTATATCCATGCGTTCGATCGGGGCTTCCTTCCGCTGCTGTTCTGGATCCTGCTGACGGCCGTACTGATCGGCATCGAAAATCTTTCGACGGCCGTGCTGCTGACGGCCAGCATGTTGTTGCTGTGCTTCGTGGGGCGGGTGCGGGTGCTGCACCTGGCCGGCTCGGGGCTGCTCGGGCTGCTGCTGGCTACGTTGATGCTGCTGACCTCGCCGCAGCGGGCGGCCCGCGTGGAGGCCTTCCTGGGCACCAAGATCTTCCCGCACACGGAGGCCGAGGCGGTTTTCGATCCCCAGAATGAAGGGTATCAGGCACGCCAGGCCCGGATTGCCTTCGCCATGGGCGGGCTGACGGGCGTCGGGCCCGGCAAGAGCGTCCAGCGCGATTTTCTGCCGGCGCCCTACAACGACTTCATCTTTGCCATCGTGGCCGAGGAATACGGCCTGATCGGGGCGCTGCTGCTCCTGGGAGCGCTGCTGATGCTGCTGTTTCGCGGGTATCTTCGTATTGCCCGGCGTGCGCCCGACCCTTTAGGCTTTTTCCTGGCCTTCGGCGCCACGACCATGCTGGTGCTGCAGGGCTTCGTGCATGCGGCGGTTACCTGCGGGCTGCTGCCGGTGACAGGCCTGCCGTTCCCGTTCGTGTCGTACGGCGGCACGTCGCTGCTGACCAGCGGCATCCTGGTGGGGCTGCTGCTGAGTGTTTCCCGACGTGTTCAATCACCTGAAACGGAGCGGTCCTGA
- the murD gene encoding UDP-N-acetylmuramoyl-L-alanine--D-glutamate ligase: MRPEELRKKRVTVVGGARSGLAVARLLRKAGAEVFLTEQQPAPPGLEATLDALGVRYEFGGHTPRALEADLMVISPGVPSTAPLVQQARRIGLPVYSEIEVASWFCRAPIVAVTGTNGKTTTTSLIGYIFRRAGRRTIVAGNIGYPFSDYVLDTTPDDVVVLEVSSFQLDHVATFRPRVSVLLNITPDHLDRYNYNFNEYAQSKFRIFANQRGEDVLVYNHDDELIRMAAERAHRKRGLRVLGFSQRTELPAGAFVRDGYLILRIEQQEEVLMHANELALRGRHNLYNSLAAAVAARVMEVRNDVVRESLASFEGVPHRLEFVRELDGVRYVNDSKATNVNAVWYALESFSCPIVLIAGGRDKGNDYSVLKPLVKEKVRALVAIGESADKLLRELGPLVPHAVKAQSMEEAIQYARVFAEPGDVVLLSPACASFDMFENYEDRGDTFRRLVMSLQ, from the coding sequence ATGCGACCGGAGGAGCTGCGAAAAAAACGGGTAACGGTGGTGGGAGGCGCCCGAAGCGGGCTGGCCGTAGCCCGGCTGCTGCGGAAGGCGGGTGCCGAAGTGTTTCTGACCGAGCAGCAGCCGGCACCGCCGGGGCTGGAAGCAACCCTGGACGCTCTGGGCGTGCGCTACGAGTTCGGCGGGCACACGCCCCGGGCGCTGGAGGCCGACCTGATGGTGATCAGTCCGGGCGTGCCCTCGACGGCCCCGCTGGTGCAGCAGGCGCGGCGGATCGGATTGCCCGTGTACTCCGAAATCGAAGTGGCCTCGTGGTTCTGCCGCGCGCCGATTGTGGCCGTCACGGGCACCAACGGCAAGACGACCACCACCAGCCTGATCGGCTACATCTTCCGACGGGCCGGACGGCGCACGATCGTGGCCGGCAACATCGGCTATCCGTTTTCCGACTATGTGCTCGACACGACGCCCGACGATGTGGTGGTGCTGGAAGTCTCCAGCTTCCAGCTCGACCACGTGGCCACTTTCCGGCCGCGTGTGAGCGTGCTGCTGAACATCACGCCGGACCATCTGGACCGCTACAACTACAACTTCAATGAATACGCCCAGAGCAAATTCCGCATTTTCGCCAACCAGCGGGGCGAGGACGTGCTGGTGTACAACCACGACGACGAACTCATCCGCATGGCGGCCGAGCGCGCCCATCGCAAACGGGGGTTGCGGGTGCTCGGCTTCAGCCAGCGGACGGAATTGCCGGCCGGCGCCTTCGTGCGTGACGGCTATCTGATCCTTCGGATCGAACAGCAGGAGGAAGTCCTTATGCACGCGAATGAGCTGGCCCTGCGCGGGCGACACAACCTGTACAACTCGCTGGCGGCGGCCGTTGCGGCCCGCGTCATGGAGGTGCGTAACGACGTGGTGCGCGAAAGCCTGGCAAGCTTCGAGGGCGTGCCGCACCGCCTGGAGTTCGTGCGCGAGCTTGACGGCGTGCGCTACGTCAACGACTCGAAGGCCACCAACGTGAACGCCGTGTGGTATGCCCTGGAGAGCTTCTCCTGCCCGATCGTGCTGATCGCCGGCGGGCGGGACAAGGGCAACGACTACTCGGTGCTCAAGCCGCTGGTGAAAGAGAAGGTGCGGGCGCTGGTGGCCATCGGCGAAAGCGCCGACAAGCTGCTGCGCGAGCTGGGACCGCTCGTGCCGCACGCCGTCAAGGCGCAGAGCATGGAGGAGGCGATCCAGTACGCCCGCGTGTTTGCCGAGCCGGGCGACGTGGTGCTGCTCAGCCCGGCCTGTGCATCGTTCGACATGTTCGAAAACTACGAGGATCGCGGCGACACCTTCCGTCGCCTGGTGATGAGTCTGCAATGA
- the mraY gene encoding phospho-N-acetylmuramoyl-pentapeptide-transferase — MLYYLLQYLEATYQPPGFQVFRFITVRAVLAALTALALSLFVGRRIIRWLQRKQLGEHVRNDMPVSHAHKAGTPTMGGLIILLSLLTSVLLWGAIAEVYVWLALLATAWMGAFGLADDYIKTILRDKRGLAPRVKLIGQVSLGLIVGSVLYFHPQFAEIHTITYVPFLKDKVFDYYFFGDGLPVDIGWVVYLPVAVFIVTAVSNAVNITDGLDGLAAGTTAFVAGGLMVFAYISGNAILADFLNDLYLPGVGELAVFAAAMAAACLGFLWYNGYPAQVFMGDTGALALGAAVGTLALMVKKELLLPLLGAVYFVEALSVIIQTTYFKYTRWRTGTGRRVFRVAPLHHHFEAMGLHESKIVIRFWIVTALTVLATLLTLRIR; from the coding sequence ATGCTGTACTACCTGCTGCAATATCTCGAAGCCACCTACCAGCCGCCCGGCTTTCAGGTGTTCCGGTTCATCACGGTGCGGGCGGTGCTGGCCGCGCTGACGGCGCTGGCCCTGTCGCTTTTTGTGGGCCGCCGCATCATTCGCTGGCTGCAGCGCAAGCAGCTCGGCGAGCACGTGCGCAACGACATGCCGGTCAGCCACGCCCACAAGGCCGGCACGCCGACCATGGGCGGTCTGATCATCCTGCTCTCGCTCCTGACGTCCGTACTGCTCTGGGGGGCGATCGCCGAAGTGTACGTCTGGCTGGCCCTGCTGGCCACGGCCTGGATGGGGGCTTTCGGACTGGCCGACGATTACATCAAGACGATTCTACGGGACAAACGAGGGCTGGCCCCGCGCGTCAAGCTGATCGGCCAGGTGAGTCTGGGATTGATCGTGGGGAGCGTGCTCTACTTTCATCCCCAGTTTGCCGAGATCCACACGATCACCTATGTCCCGTTTCTGAAAGACAAGGTTTTCGACTACTACTTCTTTGGCGATGGGCTGCCGGTGGACATCGGCTGGGTGGTGTACCTGCCGGTGGCCGTCTTCATCGTGACAGCCGTGTCGAACGCGGTCAACATCACCGACGGACTCGATGGGCTGGCGGCCGGCACGACGGCCTTCGTGGCGGGTGGTCTGATGGTGTTCGCTTACATTTCGGGCAACGCCATCCTGGCCGACTTTCTCAACGACCTGTACCTGCCGGGTGTGGGCGAGCTGGCCGTGTTTGCAGCGGCCATGGCGGCGGCCTGTCTGGGCTTCCTCTGGTACAACGGCTATCCGGCCCAGGTCTTCATGGGCGATACGGGCGCGTTGGCGCTGGGGGCGGCCGTGGGCACGCTGGCCCTGATGGTCAAAAAAGAGCTGCTGCTGCCGCTGCTGGGCGCCGTCTATTTCGTCGAGGCGCTTTCGGTGATCATTCAGACGACCTATTTCAAATACACGCGTTGGCGCACGGGCACCGGACGCCGGGTGTTTCGGGTGGCGCCGTTGCATCATCACTTTGAGGCAATGGGGCTGCACGAGTCGAAGATCGTGATCCGGTTCTGGATCGTAACGGCGCTGACCGTGCTGGCCACGCTGCTGACGTTGCGGATTCGGTAA
- a CDS encoding UDP-N-acetylmuramoyl-L-alanyl-D-glutamate--2,6-diaminopimelate ligase → MPVAIPKQPIPLTRVLQRLEREGLLQTVVGSATARKLTHLTDNSQEVQPRGLFVAVRGERVDGHRFIEQAIERGAVAVVGEFVPEAFAERFPKASFVQVSNSRRALGILATIFHMNPARRLRLIGITGTNGKTTTAFLVYHMLNAIGQETGLIGTVCYRFGRHELPASNTTPGPIELNHLLRRMTGVPCKNCVMEVSSHALEQERVAGLSFSIAVFTNLTRDHLDYHGSFEAYLKAKKKLFDGLTFRATALYNIDDPSGPAMVADTQACCISYGQREDAQIRMRIVGHSLEGLTLNIDGRFQRFPLVGCFNAYNLLAAYGVGRAMGLDPDLLLEALGRVPQIPGRFERFTFEDGTTAIVDYAHTPDALENVLRTIREVMPEGARLWCVFGCGGERDRGKRPMMGAVAERLADCVIVTSDNPRSEDPLQIFEDIRQGMRHPEAALWEVDRARAIEQAAKLCRPGDVVLVAGKGHEAYQIIGTEKIPLDDRQLVQEYFEHYHTPARPPSIRFL, encoded by the coding sequence ATGCCGGTAGCTATCCCGAAACAACCGATCCCATTGACCCGGGTGCTCCAGCGACTGGAGCGTGAGGGGCTGTTGCAGACGGTCGTCGGATCGGCGACCGCGCGGAAGCTCACGCACCTGACGGACAACAGTCAGGAAGTGCAGCCGCGCGGGTTGTTTGTCGCCGTGCGGGGCGAGCGCGTCGATGGCCACCGGTTCATCGAGCAGGCCATCGAACGGGGTGCCGTGGCCGTGGTGGGCGAATTCGTGCCGGAGGCGTTCGCCGAACGCTTTCCGAAAGCCTCCTTCGTACAGGTGTCCAACAGCCGGCGGGCGCTCGGCATCCTGGCCACGATCTTTCACATGAATCCGGCCCGGCGGCTGCGTCTGATCGGCATTACGGGCACCAACGGCAAAACGACGACCGCTTTCCTGGTCTACCACATGCTGAACGCCATCGGTCAGGAAACCGGCCTGATCGGGACGGTCTGCTACCGGTTCGGCCGGCACGAGCTTCCGGCGTCGAACACCACCCCGGGGCCCATCGAGCTGAACCACCTGCTGCGGCGCATGACGGGCGTCCCCTGCAAGAACTGTGTGATGGAGGTCTCCTCGCACGCGCTGGAGCAGGAGCGGGTGGCCGGCCTGTCGTTCTCCATCGCGGTCTTTACGAACCTGACGCGCGACCACCTGGACTATCACGGCTCGTTCGAGGCCTACCTGAAAGCCAAAAAGAAGCTCTTTGACGGGCTGACGTTTCGGGCCACGGCGCTTTACAACATCGACGATCCCAGCGGCCCCGCCATGGTGGCCGACACGCAGGCCTGCTGCATCAGCTATGGCCAGCGGGAAGATGCCCAGATACGCATGCGCATTGTCGGCCACAGCCTGGAAGGCCTGACGCTCAACATTGACGGACGCTTTCAGCGCTTTCCGCTGGTGGGCTGCTTCAACGCCTACAACCTGTTGGCCGCTTACGGGGTGGGACGGGCCATGGGACTGGATCCCGACCTGCTGCTGGAGGCGCTGGGGCGCGTGCCGCAGATTCCCGGCCGCTTCGAACGCTTCACGTTCGAAGACGGCACCACGGCTATCGTTGACTATGCGCACACGCCCGATGCGCTCGAAAACGTGCTGCGCACGATCCGCGAGGTGATGCCCGAAGGAGCGCGTCTGTGGTGCGTCTTCGGATGCGGAGGCGAGCGCGATCGGGGCAAGCGGCCCATGATGGGCGCCGTGGCCGAGCGCCTGGCCGACTGCGTAATCGTTACCAGCGACAACCCGCGCTCCGAAGATCCGCTCCAGATTTTTGAAGACATTCGCCAGGGCATGCGGCACCCCGAAGCGGCGCTGTGGGAGGTGGACCGGGCCCGGGCCATCGAACAGGCCGCGAAGCTATGCCGCCCGGGCGATGTGGTGCTGGTGGCCGGTAAAGGGCACGAGGCCTATCAGATCATCGGCACCGAAAAGATTCCACTGGACGATCGTCAGCTGGTGCAGGAATACTTCGAACACTACCACACGCCGGCGCGTCCGCCTTCGATCCGGTTTCTGTAA
- a CDS encoding penicillin-binding protein has protein sequence MEPRDHMLTRLYVVLTLMALWPLAIAGRMLWIYLSEGAALRAEGRRQMRAVVEIPAMRGEMLDRVGRALAVNTVRYDLALDPEVEGFAAQGSTFFERLARLTGRSATYFRQRVARRASPRYVVLWRGLTEAQKKAIESWEVPGVILEPRFSRWYPYGSLAAHVLGYVGADGRGLAGLELQYDRYLQGRPGRRVVQRDRRGVLKPMVGGEVVEPEHGQTLVLTLDLIRQTILEEELARGVAEAGARWGTAIAMDPRTGAVLAMANVPTYDPNRPAAASEEARRNRAITDRMEPGSTFKLITAIAALEQGVVALDDTIDTGAGWAVFAGRTMRDVHAYGRISFAEALVHSSNVGIAKIATRLKPGALYQYARNLGFGQPTMIDLPGEVSGTLKRPSRWSGTTLTSMSIGYEVDATPLQILTAYCALANGGLLVRPFVVAERRSITGEVLWHARPDSIRRAFRRETVRRLLPVFERVVNEGTGRAARVEGLPVAGKTGTAFKVVDGRYQPGAYRASFVGFFPADDPQVALIVVLDEPRRSIYGGQVAAPIFRRVAERWIGTFPKIAERMAPREELPEQVARPLPILEGQPLAVAHARLQAEGLRVRVAGPDEVLAFVTDQHPAPETPVTPGDAVRLEVTPPDTLVRRMPDLRGLSARQATYWLATYGVGVRVEGHGQVVAQWPEPGAPLPSEVYLRCR, from the coding sequence GTGGAGCCCCGCGATCACATGCTGACCCGCCTGTACGTGGTGCTGACGCTGATGGCGCTCTGGCCGCTGGCCATCGCGGGGCGCATGCTCTGGATCTATCTGAGCGAGGGCGCGGCGCTGCGGGCCGAAGGGCGGCGGCAGATGCGGGCCGTCGTGGAGATCCCCGCCATGCGGGGCGAGATGCTCGATCGGGTCGGGCGGGCGCTGGCCGTCAACACGGTGCGCTACGACCTGGCACTCGATCCTGAAGTCGAAGGCTTTGCCGCACAGGGTTCCACGTTCTTTGAAAGACTGGCGCGCCTGACCGGAAGGTCGGCAACGTATTTCCGGCAACGGGTGGCCCGGCGCGCGAGTCCGCGCTACGTGGTGCTCTGGCGAGGACTGACCGAAGCCCAGAAAAAGGCCATCGAGAGCTGGGAGGTGCCGGGTGTCATCCTGGAGCCCCGCTTCAGCCGCTGGTACCCCTACGGATCGCTGGCGGCGCACGTGCTCGGCTACGTGGGAGCCGACGGGCGCGGACTGGCCGGCCTGGAGCTTCAGTATGATCGGTACCTGCAGGGACGCCCCGGGCGGCGCGTGGTCCAGCGTGACCGCCGCGGGGTGCTCAAGCCGATGGTGGGCGGCGAAGTCGTCGAGCCCGAGCACGGGCAGACGCTGGTGCTCACGCTCGACCTGATCCGCCAGACGATTCTGGAAGAGGAGCTGGCACGCGGTGTGGCCGAGGCGGGGGCTCGCTGGGGCACGGCCATCGCCATGGATCCGCGCACGGGGGCCGTGCTGGCCATGGCGAACGTGCCCACCTACGATCCCAACCGGCCGGCTGCCGCTTCGGAGGAAGCCCGACGCAACCGGGCCATCACCGACCGCATGGAGCCCGGCTCCACGTTCAAGCTGATCACGGCCATTGCCGCGCTGGAGCAGGGCGTGGTGGCGCTCGACGACACAATCGACACCGGCGCCGGCTGGGCCGTCTTCGCCGGACGCACCATGCGCGACGTGCATGCCTACGGCCGTATTTCGTTTGCCGAGGCGCTGGTGCATTCCAGCAACGTGGGCATCGCCAAAATCGCCACGCGGCTCAAGCCCGGCGCCCTTTACCAGTACGCGCGCAACCTGGGTTTCGGGCAACCCACGATGATCGACTTGCCCGGCGAGGTGAGCGGCACGCTCAAGCGTCCGTCCCGCTGGAGCGGCACCACGCTGACCTCCATGAGCATCGGCTACGAAGTCGATGCCACGCCACTCCAGATCCTGACGGCCTACTGCGCGCTGGCCAACGGCGGACTGCTCGTGCGGCCGTTCGTGGTGGCCGAGCGGCGTTCGATTACGGGGGAGGTGCTCTGGCACGCGCGGCCCGACTCGATCCGGCGAGCCTTCCGGCGCGAGACCGTCCGGCGGCTGCTCCCCGTCTTCGAGCGCGTGGTCAACGAGGGAACAGGCAGGGCGGCGCGGGTTGAAGGATTACCCGTGGCCGGCAAGACGGGCACGGCCTTCAAGGTGGTGGACGGACGCTACCAGCCGGGCGCCTACCGGGCGTCGTTTGTGGGCTTCTTCCCGGCCGACGATCCGCAGGTGGCGCTGATCGTGGTGCTCGACGAGCCGCGCCGCAGCATCTACGGGGGGCAGGTCGCCGCGCCCATCTTCCGACGCGTTGCCGAGCGCTGGATCGGCACCTTCCCGAAGATTGCCGAGCGCATGGCCCCCCGCGAGGAGCTGCCGGAGCAGGTGGCACGGCCGCTTCCGATCCTGGAGGGACAGCCGCTGGCCGTCGCGCATGCGCGGCTTCAGGCCGAAGGGTTGAGGGTGCGGGTAGCCGGTCCGGACGAAGTGCTGGCCTTCGTCACCGATCAGCATCCGGCTCCCGAAACCCCGGTGACGCCCGGCGATGCCGTGCGTCTGGAGGTAACGCCGCCCGACACGCTCGTGCGCCGGATGCCTGACCTGCGAGGCCTGAGCGCACGGCAAGCCACCTACTGGCTGGCCACCTATGGCGTGGGGGTACGTGTTGAAGGACATGGACAGGTGGTGGCCCAGTGGCCTGAACCGGGTGCTCCCTTACCCAGCGAGGTCTATCTGCGATGCCGGTAG
- the rsmH gene encoding 16S rRNA (cytosine(1402)-N(4))-methyltransferase RsmH — translation MSERSAHTDTGAAGPYGSPYHVPVLWKAVVEGLVTDPAGCYVDATIGGGGHAAALLDALAPEGRVIGIDRDPEALEAVRRRLSDAIEAGRLQLVQGNFADLEAILDRLGVAQIDGLLLDLGVSSHQLDEALRGFSFQAEGPLDMRMDPTSPGPTAAQLLERWSEYELAEVLRRYGEEPRARKLARAICRARPIRTTAELAEVVRREVSPKEATKTLARVFQALRIAVNDELQALERALEAATRRVRPGGRLVVLSYHSLEDRRVKRFLRYGNLKGEPVRDFYGRLIAPWRPLTRRAIRPSDDEVAANPRARSARLRIAERVAETENA, via the coding sequence ATGAGCGAGCGGTCGGCGCATACAGATACCGGAGCGGCGGGGCCTTATGGCTCGCCGTATCACGTACCGGTTCTTTGGAAGGCTGTCGTCGAAGGGTTGGTCACCGATCCGGCGGGCTGCTACGTGGACGCCACGATCGGCGGCGGCGGGCACGCGGCCGCCCTGCTCGATGCGCTGGCGCCCGAAGGGCGTGTGATCGGCATCGACCGGGACCCGGAGGCCCTGGAGGCAGTGCGCCGCCGGCTGAGCGACGCCATCGAGGCCGGACGTCTCCAGCTCGTGCAGGGCAATTTTGCCGACCTGGAGGCGATCCTGGACCGGCTCGGGGTGGCACAGATCGACGGGTTGCTGCTGGACCTGGGCGTCTCCTCGCACCAGCTCGACGAAGCGCTGCGCGGGTTCAGCTTCCAGGCCGAAGGGCCGCTCGACATGCGCATGGACCCGACGAGTCCGGGTCCGACGGCCGCCCAGCTCCTGGAGCGCTGGAGCGAATACGAGCTGGCCGAGGTGCTGCGGCGCTACGGCGAGGAGCCGCGCGCGCGTAAGCTGGCCCGCGCCATCTGTCGGGCCCGGCCGATCCGGACCACCGCCGAACTGGCCGAGGTCGTGCGGCGCGAGGTGTCGCCAAAGGAGGCGACCAAGACACTGGCGCGCGTCTTCCAGGCGCTGCGCATTGCCGTCAACGACGAGTTGCAGGCGCTGGAACGGGCGCTGGAAGCCGCCACGCGCCGGGTGCGTCCGGGTGGACGGCTGGTCGTGCTCAGCTACCATTCACTGGAGGACCGCCGCGTGAAGCGCTTTCTGCGGTACGGTAACCTGAAAGGCGAGCCCGTGCGCGACTTTTACGGGCGCCTGATCGCGCCCTGGCGGCCGCTGACCCGCCGGGCGATCCGACCCTCCGACGACGAAGTGGCCGCCAACCCGCGGGCCCGGAGCGCCCGATTGCGCATTGCCGAACGGGTAGCGGAAACGGAAAACGCATGA
- the mraZ gene encoding division/cell wall cluster transcriptional repressor MraZ, with amino-acid sequence MAGFKGQAEYSVDEKGRVAIPAKMRAVLKPEAKGTFTATRGFEQCIFLYPLDRWEEIEEQMMSLNLYQREARNFVRQLLRWAEEVTLDRQGRIVLPKPLMEFAGIKDRALIIGALDHIEIWDPATFDQFVNREMESYETLAERVMAA; translated from the coding sequence ATGGCGGGCTTCAAGGGACAGGCCGAGTACTCCGTGGACGAGAAAGGCCGGGTGGCCATTCCGGCCAAAATGCGGGCCGTCCTGAAGCCCGAGGCCAAGGGGACCTTCACGGCCACGCGCGGCTTCGAGCAGTGCATCTTTCTGTATCCGCTCGATCGCTGGGAGGAGATCGAAGAGCAGATGATGTCGCTCAACCTGTATCAGCGCGAGGCGCGCAACTTCGTGCGCCAGCTGCTGCGCTGGGCCGAGGAGGTCACGCTGGACCGGCAGGGGCGCATCGTGTTGCCCAAGCCGCTGATGGAGTTTGCGGGCATCAAGGATCGGGCGCTGATCATCGGGGCGCTCGATCACATTGAGATCTGGGATCCGGCCACGTTCGATCAGTTCGTGAACAGGGAAATGGAGAGCTACGAGACGCTGGCCGAAAGGGTGATGGCGGCGTGA
- a CDS encoding LexA family protein: MKGRLTARQNEAYEFIRTYQRRHHKPPTLQEIGEALGIRSTNGVFKLLRALEKKGYLRRDPGAARGLHLLDSDDPFALTDEVPSLPVISRTASHEPERLRARPAGFLSVDPFFLPRGLDPDACLIGRAGDDGMSGEGIFKGDLLLIEEVPWRTLNNRELVACLVGELLLARRFVFANNRIHLQPANRTYLEEVFPPDDPGCYVVGRIRAVFRRLP; this comes from the coding sequence ATGAAGGGCCGCCTGACCGCGCGACAGAACGAAGCCTACGAGTTCATCCGCACCTACCAGCGCCGCCACCACAAACCCCCCACCCTCCAGGAGATCGGCGAAGCGCTGGGCATCCGCTCCACCAATGGCGTCTTCAAGCTGCTCCGGGCGCTCGAAAAGAAAGGCTATCTCCGCCGGGACCCCGGCGCCGCCCGCGGCCTGCACCTGCTCGACAGCGACGATCCGTTCGCGCTGACCGACGAGGTGCCCAGCCTGCCGGTCATCAGCCGCACGGCCAGCCACGAGCCCGAACGCCTCCGCGCCCGACCGGCCGGCTTCCTCTCGGTCGATCCGTTCTTTCTGCCCCGGGGCCTCGACCCCGATGCCTGCCTGATCGGCCGCGCCGGCGACGACGGCATGAGCGGCGAAGGTATCTTCAAAGGCGATCTGCTCCTGATCGAAGAAGTGCCCTGGCGCACGCTGAACAACCGCGAGCTGGTCGCCTGTCTGGTGGGCGAATTGCTACTGGCCCGCCGCTTCGTCTTCGCCAACAACCGGATCCACCTCCAGCCGGCCAACCGGACCTACCTGGAGGAGGTCTTCCCTCCGGACGACCCGGGCTGCTACGTCGTCGGTCGCATCCGGGCCGTCTTCCGACGCCTTCCATAA